The Arachis hypogaea cultivar Tifrunner chromosome 19, arahy.Tifrunner.gnm2.J5K5, whole genome shotgun sequence genome has a window encoding:
- the LOC112776268 gene encoding LEAF RUST 10 DISEASE-RESISTANCEUS RECEPTOR-LIKE PROTEIN KINASE-like 2.1, producing the protein MLVREMKMVSSMLHVFSRSLLLVFFLLLLSCNSNRVWGCPPSIPCGDLGDLRFPFTSRPHSECGLLVIDGCEDDPGATKSIQNNNRWFNILNGSLTQSNITVRDDGLVVSRSSITIRDDNLYTLLSSRSCEVLGYDSAKTFRIDTPLASSQVMYSASLLKCNHSIDPRPSYVLPNSTVCGIRNDTFYGVSNVSKYKEIEGCSLIELPLGGPIVVLQDPNTLLSSLTADIPIQINLSPNCSHCNIVYRGLCKIDNSGRFYCHTPRKTRKTITIAVASVTGALGAFIVLAWYFRRHFYNKENPTHQIIEAFLKNHGHLAAKRFSYLEVKKATNSFKDKLGQGGYGSVYKGKLSDGTLVAVKVLSESKGNGEEFINEVASISVTSHVNIVELLGFYLEETKRALIYKYMPNGSVEKFIYEGRDSKAFNPNLTCKTMYKIAIGVARGLDYLHKGCNSKIVHFDIKPHNILLDEDFCPKISDFGLAKICMEKESILSLMIARGTIGYIAPEVFSRNFGEVSHKSDVYSYGMMVLEMIGERKNRNIKDESSSEMYFPHWIYRRLEQNQEPELQCIKNEIDKETIQKMIVVSLWCIQTDPSNRPTMSKVVDMMESTFESLQMPPKPYLSSPPRSFPLDSTNSSLSKCKSL; encoded by the exons ATGTTGGTGAGAGAAATGAAGATGGTTTCATCAATGCTGCATGTGTTTAGTAGGTCTCTCTTGCTCGTATTCTTCTTGTTGTTGCTTTCATGCAACAGCAACAGGGTATGGGGATGTCCACCTTCAATTCCGTGCGGAGATCTCGGCGATCTGCGTTTCCCATTCACCAGCAGACCTCACTCGGAGTGCGGCCTCCTGGTGATAGATGGCTGCGAAGATGATCCAGGCGCCACTAAAAGCATTCAGAACAACAACCGTTGGTTCAATATTCTCAACGGAAGCCTTACCCAGTCAAACATCACCGTCAGAGACGACGGTTTAGTGGTTTCACGATCTTCAATAACCATCAGAGACGACAATCTCTATACTCTCCTGTCATCAAGAAGCTGTGAGGTTTTGGGGTATGACTCTGCCAAAACATTCAGAATCGACACACCTTTGGCTTCTTCTCAGGTGATGTACTCAGCAAGCCTTCTTAAATGCAACCATAGCATCGATCCAAGGCCTTCGTATGTTCTTCCAAACTCTACGGTATGTGGAATTAGAAACGATACGTTCTACGGAGTGAGTAACGTATCCAAATACAAGGAGATCGAAGGGTGTTCGTTGATTGAGCTTCCACTGGGTGGACCAATTGTGGTCCTCCAAGATCCCAACACCCTGCTAAGTTCCCTCACCGCTGATATTCCAATCCAAATAAACCTGTCTCCCAATTGTTCTCATTGTAACATTGTTTATAGAGGCCTTTGCAAAATCGACAACTCCGGCAGGTTTTACTGTCACACACCTC GCAAAACTAGGAAGACGATTACAATAGCAg TTGCTTCTGTGACTGGAGCATTAGGAGCTTTCATAGTGTTGGCTTGGTACTTCAGAAGGCACTTTTACAACAAAGAAAACCCAACCCACCAGATAATTGAGGCATTCCTGAAAAATCATGGACACCTTGCAGCTAAAAGGTTCAGTTATTTAGAGGTAAAGAAGGCAACCAACTCCTTCAAAGACAAACTGGGTCAAGGAGGTTATGGTAGCGTATACAAAGGGAAGTTATCTGATGGAACCCTTGTGGCAGTGAAGGTTTTAAGTGAATCAAAAGGTAATGGTGAAGAATTTATCAATGAAGTTGCTAGCATAAGTGTGACTTCTCATGTTAACATTGTTGAATTATTGGGATTCTATTTGGAAGAGACTAAAAGAGCTTTAATATATAAGTATATGCCTAATGGATCAGTTGAAAAATTTATTTATGAAGGCAGAGATTCAAAAGCGTTCAATCCAAACTTGACTTGCAAAACAATGTATAAGATCGCAATTGGTGTTGCTCGAGGGTTAGACTATTTGCACAAAGGGTGTAACAGCAAAATTGTACATTTTGATATCAAACCTCACAATATCTTATTAGATGAAGATTTTTGTCCAAAGATTTCTGATTTTGGACTTGCAAAAATATGCATGGAAAAAGAAAGCATCCTGTCATTAATGATTGCTAGAGGAACTATAGGTTATATTGCACCTGAAGTGTTCTCACGGAATTTTGGTGAGGTGTCTCATAAATCCGATGTATATAGTTATGGAATGATGGTTTTAGAAATGATTGGAGAAAGAAAAAACAGGAACATTAAAGATGAATCTTCAAGTGAAATGTATTTTCCTCATTGGATTTACAGGCGTCTTGAGCAGAACCAAGAACCTGAATTGCAATGTATCAAGAATGAAATTGATAAAGAAACGATACAGAAGATGATAGTAGTGAGCTTATGGTGCATACAAACTGACCCATCAAATAGGCCAACAATGAGCAAGGTGGTAGATATGATGGAATCAACCTTTGAGTCTCTACAAATGCCACCAAAACCTTATCTATCTTCACCTCCTAGATCTTTCCCACTAGATTCAACAAATTCATCACTCTCAAAATGTAAGTCATTATGA
- the LOC112776269 gene encoding LEAF RUST 10 DISEASE-RESISTANCEUS RECEPTOR-LIKE PROTEIN KINASE-like 2.1 isoform X1, with protein sequence MYRCVIISIILYSVLSRTTLCSYVDPQFEACKPQTCGNQSISYPFYIQYKQEPFCGYPGFGISCDSNGFPVLNLSNTPYIIHQIFYHNQSLRVANAAFSSTNTTTADYCLSLTRNLTLPSTKIFSLVHQNHNKDILLFFGCNLSSLPTELTNYRIGCSEANNKTGGSILALYKDDVKTVSSVSKSCGRGGEVVHAGVEESEAGGIQEALRRGFMLNWNASDCKPCSSSGGRCGFNVTMYFFQCYCTDRIHASRCVIPDGRSKASMKIGLALGLAFAAAAVILLLVMVTYYTRWKKENSKHHLVDAFLERHGHLQIKRYSYSEMKKVTNSFKNKLGQGGFGSVYKGQLQDGRHVAVKILSELKGDGDDFINEVASMSRTSHVNIIALLGFCFQGSKRALVYEFMPNGSLEKLIYEENAVIGDRQLDCQTLYDIAIGVARGLEYLHKGCNTRILHFDIKPHNILLDENFLPKISDFGLAKICTRKESIVSIFGARGTVGYIAPEVFSRNFGVVSHKSDVYSYGMMVLEMVGRRKNIKAEVDASSEIYFPYWIHNRLVSNQELGLQNIRNEYDNEMVRKMTIVSLWCIQTKPSTRPSISKVVEMLEGRTELLQLPPKPYWFSPSNSP encoded by the exons ATGTACCGTTGTGTTATCATCAGCATCATCCTCTACTCTGTGTTGAGCAGAACCACTTTGTGCAGTTATGTGGATCCACAGTTTGAAGCATGTAAACCCCAAACATGCGGCAACCAATCCATAAGCTACCCTTTCTACATCCAATACAAGCAGGAACCTTTCTGTGGGTACCCTGGTTTTGGCATCTCTTGTGATAGTAATGGCTTCCCAGTTCTCAATCTCTCTAATACTCCTTACATCATCCATCAAATATTCTACCACAACCAATCACTCAGAGTCGCCAATGCTGCCTTTTCATCAACCAACACCACCACAGCTGATTATTGTCTTTCCCTTACACGGAACCTCACCCTTCCCTCAACCAAGATCTTCAGTCTTGTTCATCAGAATCATAATAAGGACATCTTACTGTTCTTCGGCTGTAACCTGTCATCCCTGCCCACAGAGTTGACAAATTACAGAATTGGGTGTTCTGAAGCCAACAACAAAACGGGTGGTTCGATTCTGGCATTGTATAAGGACGATGTCAAAACAGTAAGCTCGGTGTCTAAGAGTTGCGGGAGGGGCGGAGAGGTGGTGCACGCGGGGGTGGAAGAGAGTGAAGCAGGAGGGATACAAGAGGCGCTGAGGAGAGGGTTCATGCTGAATTGGAATGCGAGTGATTGTAAGCCGTGCAGTAGCAGCGGAGGAAGGTGTGGCTTCAATGTAACTATGTATTTTTTCCAGTGTTACTGCACTGATAGAATTCATGCTTCCAGATGTGTTATTCCAG ATGGTAGAAGCAAGGCTTCCATGAAGATTGGACTTGCACTCGGACTAG CCTTTGCAGCTGCTGCAGTTATTCTGCTGTTAGTAATGGTCACCTACTACACAAGATGGAAGAAGGAAAACTCAAAACACCACCTGGTTGATGCCTTTTTGGAGAGACATGGACACCTTCAAATCAAGAGGTACAGCTATTCCGAGATGAAGAAAGTGACCAATTCCTTCAAAAACAAACTAGGCCAAGGGGGGTTTGGCAGTGTATACAAAGGACAATTACAGGACGGACGACATGTAGCAGTGAAGATCCTAAGTGAACTGAAAGGTGATGGTGATGATTTCATCAATGAAGTTGCTAGTATGAGCAGAACCTCTCACGTTAACATTATTGCTCTTCTTGGATTCTGCTTTCAAGGTTCCAAACGAGCTTTGGTTTATGAATTTATGCCCAATGGGTCACTTGAGAAGTTAATCTATGAAGAAAATGCTGTGATAGGGGATCGCCAATTGGATTGCCAGACTTTATATGATATTGCAATTGGTGTTGCCCGAGGACTTGAATATTTGCACAAGGGCTGCAATACTAGAATCTTGCATTTTGACATTAAGCCTCATAACATTCTATTAGATGAAAATTTCCTACCCAAAATTTCAGACTTTGGACTTGCAAAAATTTGCACAAGAAAAGAAAGTATAGTATCAATATTTGGTGCTAGAGGAACTGTAGGTTATATTGCCCCGGAGGTATTTTCTAGAAACTTTGGTGTAGTATCACATAAGTCAGATGTTTATAGTTATGGAATGATGGTCTTAGAAATGGTTGGAAGAAGAAAGAATATCAAGGCTGAAGTTGATGCATCGAGTGAGATATATTTTCCTTATTGGATACACAATAGACTTGTATCAAATCAAGAGCTTGGTCTGCAAAATATAAGAAATGAATATGATAATGAGATGGTCAGAAAGATGACAATAGTGAGTTTATGGTGCATTCAAACCAAGCCTTCAACTCGACCATCAATTAGTAAGGTGGTGGAAATGTTGGAAGGAAGAACTGAGTTGTTGCAATTGCCTCCTAAACCATATTGGTTTTCTCCTTCAAACTCTCCCTGA
- the LOC112776269 gene encoding LEAF RUST 10 DISEASE-RESISTANCEUS RECEPTOR-LIKE PROTEIN KINASE-like 2.1 isoform X2, with the protein MYRCVIISIILYSVLSRTTLCSYVDPQFEACKPQTCGNQSISYPFYIQYKQEPFCGYPGFGISCDSNGFPVLNLSNTPYIIHQIFYHNQSLRVANAAFSSTNTTTADYCLSLTRNLTLPSTKIFSLVHQNHNKDILLFFGCNLSSLPTELTNYRIGCSEANNKTGGSILALYKDDVKTVSSVSKSCGRGGEVVHAGVEESEAGGIQEALRRGFMLNWNASDCKPCSSSGGRCGFNVTMYFFQCYCTDRIHASRCVIPDGRSKASMKIGLALGLAAAVILLLVMVTYYTRWKKENSKHHLVDAFLERHGHLQIKRYSYSEMKKVTNSFKNKLGQGGFGSVYKGQLQDGRHVAVKILSELKGDGDDFINEVASMSRTSHVNIIALLGFCFQGSKRALVYEFMPNGSLEKLIYEENAVIGDRQLDCQTLYDIAIGVARGLEYLHKGCNTRILHFDIKPHNILLDENFLPKISDFGLAKICTRKESIVSIFGARGTVGYIAPEVFSRNFGVVSHKSDVYSYGMMVLEMVGRRKNIKAEVDASSEIYFPYWIHNRLVSNQELGLQNIRNEYDNEMVRKMTIVSLWCIQTKPSTRPSISKVVEMLEGRTELLQLPPKPYWFSPSNSP; encoded by the exons ATGTACCGTTGTGTTATCATCAGCATCATCCTCTACTCTGTGTTGAGCAGAACCACTTTGTGCAGTTATGTGGATCCACAGTTTGAAGCATGTAAACCCCAAACATGCGGCAACCAATCCATAAGCTACCCTTTCTACATCCAATACAAGCAGGAACCTTTCTGTGGGTACCCTGGTTTTGGCATCTCTTGTGATAGTAATGGCTTCCCAGTTCTCAATCTCTCTAATACTCCTTACATCATCCATCAAATATTCTACCACAACCAATCACTCAGAGTCGCCAATGCTGCCTTTTCATCAACCAACACCACCACAGCTGATTATTGTCTTTCCCTTACACGGAACCTCACCCTTCCCTCAACCAAGATCTTCAGTCTTGTTCATCAGAATCATAATAAGGACATCTTACTGTTCTTCGGCTGTAACCTGTCATCCCTGCCCACAGAGTTGACAAATTACAGAATTGGGTGTTCTGAAGCCAACAACAAAACGGGTGGTTCGATTCTGGCATTGTATAAGGACGATGTCAAAACAGTAAGCTCGGTGTCTAAGAGTTGCGGGAGGGGCGGAGAGGTGGTGCACGCGGGGGTGGAAGAGAGTGAAGCAGGAGGGATACAAGAGGCGCTGAGGAGAGGGTTCATGCTGAATTGGAATGCGAGTGATTGTAAGCCGTGCAGTAGCAGCGGAGGAAGGTGTGGCTTCAATGTAACTATGTATTTTTTCCAGTGTTACTGCACTGATAGAATTCATGCTTCCAGATGTGTTATTCCAG ATGGTAGAAGCAAGGCTTCCATGAAGATTGGACTTGCACTCGGACTAG CTGCTGCAGTTATTCTGCTGTTAGTAATGGTCACCTACTACACAAGATGGAAGAAGGAAAACTCAAAACACCACCTGGTTGATGCCTTTTTGGAGAGACATGGACACCTTCAAATCAAGAGGTACAGCTATTCCGAGATGAAGAAAGTGACCAATTCCTTCAAAAACAAACTAGGCCAAGGGGGGTTTGGCAGTGTATACAAAGGACAATTACAGGACGGACGACATGTAGCAGTGAAGATCCTAAGTGAACTGAAAGGTGATGGTGATGATTTCATCAATGAAGTTGCTAGTATGAGCAGAACCTCTCACGTTAACATTATTGCTCTTCTTGGATTCTGCTTTCAAGGTTCCAAACGAGCTTTGGTTTATGAATTTATGCCCAATGGGTCACTTGAGAAGTTAATCTATGAAGAAAATGCTGTGATAGGGGATCGCCAATTGGATTGCCAGACTTTATATGATATTGCAATTGGTGTTGCCCGAGGACTTGAATATTTGCACAAGGGCTGCAATACTAGAATCTTGCATTTTGACATTAAGCCTCATAACATTCTATTAGATGAAAATTTCCTACCCAAAATTTCAGACTTTGGACTTGCAAAAATTTGCACAAGAAAAGAAAGTATAGTATCAATATTTGGTGCTAGAGGAACTGTAGGTTATATTGCCCCGGAGGTATTTTCTAGAAACTTTGGTGTAGTATCACATAAGTCAGATGTTTATAGTTATGGAATGATGGTCTTAGAAATGGTTGGAAGAAGAAAGAATATCAAGGCTGAAGTTGATGCATCGAGTGAGATATATTTTCCTTATTGGATACACAATAGACTTGTATCAAATCAAGAGCTTGGTCTGCAAAATATAAGAAATGAATATGATAATGAGATGGTCAGAAAGATGACAATAGTGAGTTTATGGTGCATTCAAACCAAGCCTTCAACTCGACCATCAATTAGTAAGGTGGTGGAAATGTTGGAAGGAAGAACTGAGTTGTTGCAATTGCCTCCTAAACCATATTGGTTTTCTCCTTCAAACTCTCCCTGA
- the LOC112776272 gene encoding LEAF RUST 10 DISEASE-RESISTANCEUS RECEPTOR-LIKE PROTEIN KINASE-like 2.1 isoform X2 has protein sequence MYRCVIVSIILYSVLSRTTLSSYVDPHYLACEPQTCGNQSIRYPFYIQGKQQPFCGYPGFAISCDSNGFLILSLSNTPYIIHQIFYHNQSLRVSNAAFSSANNTNTPDSCISAAHNLTLPPTSTFNLVHQNNHKDIVLFFGCNLSSMPLELLDYRIGCSEATNKTDGSVLALYKDDVKTVSLVSKSCGTGGEVVDAVVEESEGVGIEEKLRRGFMLNWTASDCKLCNSTGGRCGFNSTIFTFQCYCTDRIHASKCVISAAAVTLLLVMVTLYYTRWKKQNSKHLLVDAFLERHGHLQIKRYSYSDMKKVTNSFKNKLGEGGFGSVYKGQLKDGRHVAVKILSELKGDGEDFINEVVSMSRTSHVNIVALLGFCFQGSKQGLVYEFMPNGSLEKLLSDENDVIGDRQLDYQTLYDIAIGVAKGLEYLHKGCNTRILHFDIKPHNILLDENFCPKISDFGLAKVCTRKESMVSISGTRGTAGYIAPEVFSRNFGVISHKSDVYSYGMMVLEMVGRRRNIKTEVDASSETYFPYWIYNRLVSNQELGLQSISNEFDNEKVRKLTIVSLWCIQTNPSNRPSISKVVEMLEGRVELLQLPPKPFWFSPSASP, from the exons ATGTACCGTTGTGTTATCGTTAGCATCATCCTCTACTCTGTGTTGAGCAGAACCACTTTGAGCAGTTATGTGGATCCACACTACCTGGCATGTGAACCCCAAACATGCGGCAACCAATCCATAAGATACCCCTTCTACATCCAAGGCAAACAGCAACCTTTCTGTGGCTACCCTGGTTTTGCCATCTCTTGTGATAGTAATGGCTTTCTGATTCTCAGTCTCTCTAATACTCCTTACATCATCCATCAAATATTCTACCACAACCAATCACTCAGAGTTTCCAATGCTGCCTTTTCATCAGCCAACAACACTAACACGCCAGATTCTTGTATTTCTGCTGCACACAACCTCACCCTTCCTCCAACCAGTACCTTCAATCTTGTTCATCAGAATAATCATAAGGACATCGTGTTGTTCTTCGGCTGTAACCTGTCATCCATGCCCCTAGAGTTGTTAGATTACAGAATTGGGTGTTCTGAAGCGACCAACAAAACGGATGGTTCGGTTCTGGCATTGTATAAGGACGATGTAAAAACAGTAAGCTTGGTGTCCAAGAGTTGCGGGACTGGCGGAGAGGTGGTGGACGCGGTCGTGGAAGAGAGTGAAGGAGTTGGGATAGAAGAGAAGCTGAGGAGAGGGTTCATGCTGAATTGGACAGCGAGTGATTGCAAGTTGTGCAATAGCACAGGAGGAAGGTGTGGCTTCAATTCAACTATATTCACTTTCCAGTGTTACTGCACTGATCGAATTCATGCTTCCAAATGTGTTATTTcag CTGCTGCGGTTACTCTGCTGTTAGTAATGGTCACCCTCTACTACACAAGATGGAAGAAGCAAAACTCAAAACACCTTCTGGTTGATGCCTTTTTGGAGAGGCATGGACACCTTCAAATCAAGAGGTACAGCTATTCCGACATGAAGAAAGTGACCAACTCCTTCAAAAACAAACTAGGTGAAGGGGGATTTGGCAGTGTATACAAAGGACAATTAAAGGATGGACGACATGTTGCAGTGAAGATCCTAAGTGAATTGAAAGGTGATGGTGAAGATTTCATCAATGAAGTTGTGAGCATGAGCAGAACTTCTCATGTTAACattgttgctcttcttggcttCTGCTTTCAAGGTTCTAAACAAGGACTAGTTTATGAATTTATGCCTAATGGGTCCCTTGAGAAGCTACTCTCTGATGAAAATGACGTGATAGGGGATCGCCAATTAGATTATCAAACTTTATATGATATTGCAATTGGTGTTGCTAAAGGACTAGAGTATCTGCATAAGGGCTGCAATACTAGAATTCTGCATTTTGATATAAAGCCTCATAACATTCTCTTGGATGAGAATTTTTGTCCCAAAATTTCAGACTTTGGACTTGCGAAAGTTTGTACAAGAAAAGAAAGCATGGTATCGATATCTGGTACAAGAGGAACTGCAGGTTATATTGCCCCAGAGGTATTTTCTAGGAATTTCGGTGTAATATCACATAAGTCGGATGTTTATAGTTATGGAATGATGGTTTTAGAGATGGTTGGGAGAAGAAGGAATATCAAGACTGAAGTAGATGCTTCAAGTGAAACGTATTTTCCTTATTGGATATACAATAGACTTGTGTCAAATCAAGAGCTTGGTCTGCAGAGTATAAGCAATGAATTTGATAACGAGAAGGTAAGAAAGCTGACAATAGTGAGCTTATGGTGCATTCAAACTAACCCTTCAAATCGGCCATCAATAAGTAAGGTGGTGGAAATGCTAGAAGGAAGAGTTGAATTGTTACAATTGCCACCTAAACCATTTTGGTTTTCTCCCTCGGCCTCTCCCTAA
- the LOC112776272 gene encoding LEAF RUST 10 DISEASE-RESISTANCEUS RECEPTOR-LIKE PROTEIN KINASE-like 2.1 isoform X1: MYRCVIVSIILYSVLSRTTLSSYVDPHYLACEPQTCGNQSIRYPFYIQGKQQPFCGYPGFAISCDSNGFLILSLSNTPYIIHQIFYHNQSLRVSNAAFSSANNTNTPDSCISAAHNLTLPPTSTFNLVHQNNHKDIVLFFGCNLSSMPLELLDYRIGCSEATNKTDGSVLALYKDDVKTVSLVSKSCGTGGEVVDAVVEESEGVGIEEKLRRGFMLNWTASDCKLCNSTGGRCGFNSTIFTFQCYCTDRIHASKCVISDGRSKASMMMGLALGLAAAVTLLLVMVTLYYTRWKKQNSKHLLVDAFLERHGHLQIKRYSYSDMKKVTNSFKNKLGEGGFGSVYKGQLKDGRHVAVKILSELKGDGEDFINEVVSMSRTSHVNIVALLGFCFQGSKQGLVYEFMPNGSLEKLLSDENDVIGDRQLDYQTLYDIAIGVAKGLEYLHKGCNTRILHFDIKPHNILLDENFCPKISDFGLAKVCTRKESMVSISGTRGTAGYIAPEVFSRNFGVISHKSDVYSYGMMVLEMVGRRRNIKTEVDASSETYFPYWIYNRLVSNQELGLQSISNEFDNEKVRKLTIVSLWCIQTNPSNRPSISKVVEMLEGRVELLQLPPKPFWFSPSASP; the protein is encoded by the exons ATGTACCGTTGTGTTATCGTTAGCATCATCCTCTACTCTGTGTTGAGCAGAACCACTTTGAGCAGTTATGTGGATCCACACTACCTGGCATGTGAACCCCAAACATGCGGCAACCAATCCATAAGATACCCCTTCTACATCCAAGGCAAACAGCAACCTTTCTGTGGCTACCCTGGTTTTGCCATCTCTTGTGATAGTAATGGCTTTCTGATTCTCAGTCTCTCTAATACTCCTTACATCATCCATCAAATATTCTACCACAACCAATCACTCAGAGTTTCCAATGCTGCCTTTTCATCAGCCAACAACACTAACACGCCAGATTCTTGTATTTCTGCTGCACACAACCTCACCCTTCCTCCAACCAGTACCTTCAATCTTGTTCATCAGAATAATCATAAGGACATCGTGTTGTTCTTCGGCTGTAACCTGTCATCCATGCCCCTAGAGTTGTTAGATTACAGAATTGGGTGTTCTGAAGCGACCAACAAAACGGATGGTTCGGTTCTGGCATTGTATAAGGACGATGTAAAAACAGTAAGCTTGGTGTCCAAGAGTTGCGGGACTGGCGGAGAGGTGGTGGACGCGGTCGTGGAAGAGAGTGAAGGAGTTGGGATAGAAGAGAAGCTGAGGAGAGGGTTCATGCTGAATTGGACAGCGAGTGATTGCAAGTTGTGCAATAGCACAGGAGGAAGGTGTGGCTTCAATTCAACTATATTCACTTTCCAGTGTTACTGCACTGATCGAATTCATGCTTCCAAATGTGTTATTTcag ATGGTAGAAGCAAGGCTTCCATGATGATGGGACTTGCACTCGGACTAG CTGCTGCGGTTACTCTGCTGTTAGTAATGGTCACCCTCTACTACACAAGATGGAAGAAGCAAAACTCAAAACACCTTCTGGTTGATGCCTTTTTGGAGAGGCATGGACACCTTCAAATCAAGAGGTACAGCTATTCCGACATGAAGAAAGTGACCAACTCCTTCAAAAACAAACTAGGTGAAGGGGGATTTGGCAGTGTATACAAAGGACAATTAAAGGATGGACGACATGTTGCAGTGAAGATCCTAAGTGAATTGAAAGGTGATGGTGAAGATTTCATCAATGAAGTTGTGAGCATGAGCAGAACTTCTCATGTTAACattgttgctcttcttggcttCTGCTTTCAAGGTTCTAAACAAGGACTAGTTTATGAATTTATGCCTAATGGGTCCCTTGAGAAGCTACTCTCTGATGAAAATGACGTGATAGGGGATCGCCAATTAGATTATCAAACTTTATATGATATTGCAATTGGTGTTGCTAAAGGACTAGAGTATCTGCATAAGGGCTGCAATACTAGAATTCTGCATTTTGATATAAAGCCTCATAACATTCTCTTGGATGAGAATTTTTGTCCCAAAATTTCAGACTTTGGACTTGCGAAAGTTTGTACAAGAAAAGAAAGCATGGTATCGATATCTGGTACAAGAGGAACTGCAGGTTATATTGCCCCAGAGGTATTTTCTAGGAATTTCGGTGTAATATCACATAAGTCGGATGTTTATAGTTATGGAATGATGGTTTTAGAGATGGTTGGGAGAAGAAGGAATATCAAGACTGAAGTAGATGCTTCAAGTGAAACGTATTTTCCTTATTGGATATACAATAGACTTGTGTCAAATCAAGAGCTTGGTCTGCAGAGTATAAGCAATGAATTTGATAACGAGAAGGTAAGAAAGCTGACAATAGTGAGCTTATGGTGCATTCAAACTAACCCTTCAAATCGGCCATCAATAAGTAAGGTGGTGGAAATGCTAGAAGGAAGAGTTGAATTGTTACAATTGCCACCTAAACCATTTTGGTTTTCTCCCTCGGCCTCTCCCTAA